Proteins encoded by one window of Macaca fascicularis isolate 582-1 chromosome 10, T2T-MFA8v1.1:
- the LOC135965229 gene encoding uncharacterized protein isoform X9 translates to MQLSKTDVHTEAVQAALAKHKEWKMAVPMPSKRRSLVVQTSMDAYTPPAFWDFIRQCLELMDPYSSTVCNRSLESTTASMRPQVRPGAEANLKQLRSSVGLASRQEGGSAALLSLWNFLGPHMNRT, encoded by the exons ACGTCCACACGGAAGCTGTCCAGGCAGCTCTGGCCAAACACAAAGAGTGGAAGATGGCGGTGCCTATGCCTTCCAAACGCAGGTCCCTGGTCGTGCAGACCTCCATGGATGCCTACACCCCTCCAG CCTTCTGGGATTTTATTAGGCAGTGCCTTGAATTAATGGATCCATACAGCAGCACTGTGTGCAAcaggagcttagaaagtaccactgcatcaatgcgtccacaggtgaggccgggggcagaagccaacctcaagcagttacggtcctccgtggggctggcatccaggcaggaaggcggctcagcggctctcctctcactgtggaacttcctaggtccccacatgaacagaacctaa
- the LOC135965229 gene encoding uncharacterized protein isoform X7, translating to MRSSGEKMEPDVDVHTEAVQAALAKHKEWKMAVPMPSKRRSLVVQTSMDAYTPPAFWDFIRQCLELMDPYSSTVCNRSLESTTASMRPQVRPGAEANLKQLRSSVGLASRQEGGSAALLSLWNFLGPHMNRT from the exons ACGTCCACACGGAAGCTGTCCAGGCAGCTCTGGCCAAACACAAAGAGTGGAAGATGGCGGTGCCTATGCCTTCCAAACGCAGGTCCCTGGTCGTGCAGACCTCCATGGATGCCTACACCCCTCCAG CCTTCTGGGATTTTATTAGGCAGTGCCTTGAATTAATGGATCCATACAGCAGCACTGTGTGCAAcaggagcttagaaagtaccactgcatcaatgcgtccacaggtgaggccgggggcagaagccaacctcaagcagttacggtcctccgtggggctggcatccaggcaggaaggcggctcagcggctctcctctcactgtggaacttcctaggtccccacatgaacagaacctaa
- the LOC135965229 gene encoding uncharacterized protein isoform X6, with the protein MVGPVLDSSFQKYVHTEAVQAALAKHKEWKMAVPMPSKRRSLVVQTSMDAYTPPAFWDFIRQCLELMDPYSSTVCNRSLESTTASMRPQVRPGAEANLKQLRSSVGLASRQEGGSAALLSLWNFLGPHMNRT; encoded by the exons ACGTCCACACGGAAGCTGTCCAGGCAGCTCTGGCCAAACACAAAGAGTGGAAGATGGCGGTGCCTATGCCTTCCAAACGCAGGTCCCTGGTCGTGCAGACCTCCATGGATGCCTACACCCCTCCAG CCTTCTGGGATTTTATTAGGCAGTGCCTTGAATTAATGGATCCATACAGCAGCACTGTGTGCAAcaggagcttagaaagtaccactgcatcaatgcgtccacaggtgaggccgggggcagaagccaacctcaagcagttacggtcctccgtggggctggcatccaggcaggaaggcggctcagcggctctcctctcactgtggaacttcctaggtccccacatgaacagaacctaa